A stretch of the Arthrobacter stackebrandtii genome encodes the following:
- a CDS encoding biotin-dependent carboxyltransferase family protein has protein sequence MTGTLLVQQGGHSVVTDLGRVRGPRYGLPVNGALDQFSARAANILVGNHDNEPLLEITALDVRLRSTEDILISVTGASLTLTVGGRECPQWEPVSVAAGETISIRAMRGGLRAYLAIHGSVETPTLLGSCAPDTVVGFGHRLMDGDSLATRRSVRPIRQPYFDLPLFRLGLSRPGISTHPVIEVTDGPDIEEFGETAQKLFSGSYTVGDRSNHIGLRLRGDLPERQLTSEVLSRGVPVGAVEVPSRDELLVLHRGRGVTAGYPVMAVVTSLSLDALAQARPGHLITFRHTTVAEATANHRSAMRELDKLRTRVNTVFGLLGLQSGTTGSGANALESNQTA, from the coding sequence ATGACTGGGACACTTCTGGTTCAACAAGGCGGCCACAGCGTCGTCACCGACCTTGGCCGTGTCCGCGGCCCGCGCTACGGCCTGCCCGTCAACGGTGCCCTGGACCAGTTTTCTGCACGTGCGGCGAACATTCTCGTGGGAAACCATGACAATGAGCCGCTGCTGGAAATCACCGCATTGGATGTCCGGCTGCGCAGCACCGAGGACATCCTGATATCCGTGACGGGGGCGTCCCTGACCTTGACCGTGGGAGGCAGGGAATGCCCGCAGTGGGAGCCGGTCTCGGTGGCAGCAGGGGAAACGATTTCCATTCGCGCCATGAGGGGCGGCCTGCGTGCGTACCTTGCAATCCATGGCTCCGTCGAAACACCCACCCTTCTTGGCAGTTGCGCGCCCGACACGGTGGTTGGCTTCGGCCACCGGCTCATGGACGGGGACTCCCTGGCAACGAGGCGGAGCGTACGACCCATCCGCCAGCCCTATTTTGACCTGCCGCTGTTCCGGCTCGGACTGTCCAGGCCCGGCATCAGCACGCATCCGGTCATTGAGGTCACGGACGGCCCGGACATCGAGGAGTTTGGCGAAACAGCCCAAAAGCTGTTCAGCGGTTCCTACACTGTCGGTGACCGCAGCAACCACATAGGGCTCCGGCTCCGCGGCGACCTGCCCGAGCGGCAGCTCACCTCAGAGGTGCTCTCACGCGGAGTGCCCGTGGGGGCCGTCGAAGTCCCCTCGCGGGACGAACTGCTGGTGCTGCACCGAGGACGCGGAGTGACCGCGGGATATCCCGTGATGGCAGTGGTCACAAGCCTTTCTCTCGATGCCCTGGCGCAAGCCCGGCCAGGACATCTCATCACCTTTCGCCACACGACAGTTGCCGAAGCCACTGCGAACCACCGCTCCGCAATGCGTGAGCTGGATAAGCTGCGGACCCGCGTCAATACAGTATTCGGCCTGCTCGGCTTGCAGAGCGGAACCACCGGGAGCGGAGCCAACGCTCTCGAGAGCAATCAAACGGCCTGA
- a CDS encoding LamB/YcsF family protein, whose translation MGPTIDLVADLGEGFGAWSMGDDKALLDIVSSANIACGFHAGDPDIMEATVAECVRRGVSIGAHPSFPDLRGFGRRAMDLTAAEVRNDVLYQLGALNGFAAYHGTEISHIAPHGRLGNLVATRADYADAVADAAARVRPDLILVAQDGELSKAGSERGLPVGIVGIIDRAYMPDGTLVPRSQPGAVIRDAKAIVDRTIRMVCEGLIRAVDGTDLPITADTVLLHGDNPGAVDLARLIRTELTASGVRIAPLRKVLENKRLVA comes from the coding sequence ATGGGGCCCACAATTGATCTTGTCGCAGATCTCGGCGAAGGATTCGGCGCCTGGAGCATGGGGGACGACAAGGCGCTGCTGGACATCGTCTCCAGCGCCAACATCGCCTGCGGATTTCACGCCGGGGACCCCGACATCATGGAGGCCACCGTTGCCGAATGTGTCCGCCGCGGAGTCAGCATCGGGGCACACCCCAGTTTTCCAGACCTCAGGGGATTTGGCCGCCGTGCCATGGACCTGACCGCCGCCGAAGTCCGCAACGACGTCCTATACCAGCTCGGCGCCCTGAACGGCTTCGCCGCCTACCACGGTACCGAAATTTCACACATTGCCCCCCATGGCCGCCTGGGCAACCTCGTGGCCACCAGGGCGGACTACGCCGATGCGGTGGCCGATGCGGCGGCCCGCGTGCGCCCGGACCTCATCCTGGTGGCGCAGGACGGGGAGCTGTCCAAGGCCGGCTCGGAGCGTGGGCTGCCAGTCGGAATTGTGGGAATCATCGACCGCGCCTACATGCCTGACGGCACGCTCGTTCCCCGCAGCCAGCCGGGTGCGGTCATCCGCGACGCCAAGGCAATCGTTGACCGGACCATTCGAATGGTCTGTGAAGGACTGATCCGGGCCGTGGACGGAACTGACCTCCCGATCACTGCAGACACGGTGCTGCTGCACGGAGACAACCCGGGTGCCGTGGACCTTGCGAGGCTTATACGCACCGAACTGACGGCCTCCGGCGTGCGCATTGCGCCGCTCCGCAAGGTCCTTGAGAACAAGCGGCTGGTGGCCTGA
- a CDS encoding ABC transporter ATP-binding protein: MTESKLSIVDLTKKYAAGLAPAVDRLNMEVEEGHLVALLGPSGCGKTTTLRMVAGLMDPTAGSIMVDGREITQEPVNKRGMGMVFQSYALFPHMNVEQNVAFGLQMRQVPKAEQKVRVAEALDMVQLGHLGKRATKALSGGQQQRIALARALVVEPTLLLLDEPLSNLDAKLRDTMRTEIRSIQQRTRATTLFVTHDQDEALDMADRIAVMNGGLIEQFGSPVDVYERPRTHFVANFIGQANFLTITVGEDVGQASAAGERNYKIEVPGLGQFGAVGAPGLTGNSLPVLIRPHRLRASLQPSTSAQELKGTVEQVSYTGDTLTIAVRVGDEILQSQLHTTSGSLPHTGDTAYLSWDPEHAYILPEHAKAVAA, from the coding sequence ATGACTGAATCAAAACTGTCGATCGTTGATCTAACGAAGAAGTACGCTGCAGGCCTGGCGCCCGCCGTCGACCGCCTCAACATGGAAGTGGAGGAAGGGCACCTGGTGGCACTTCTGGGACCGTCCGGCTGCGGCAAGACAACAACGCTGCGAATGGTTGCCGGCCTGATGGATCCCACCGCCGGGTCCATCATGGTCGACGGCCGCGAAATCACCCAGGAACCCGTCAACAAGCGCGGCATGGGAATGGTTTTTCAGTCCTATGCACTCTTCCCGCACATGAACGTTGAGCAGAATGTGGCCTTCGGGCTCCAGATGCGCCAGGTTCCCAAAGCCGAACAAAAGGTCCGTGTCGCCGAAGCCTTGGACATGGTCCAGTTGGGCCACCTTGGCAAGCGGGCCACCAAGGCGCTCTCCGGTGGCCAGCAACAGCGCATCGCTCTCGCGCGGGCGCTTGTCGTCGAACCCACCCTGCTGCTGCTCGATGAGCCGCTGTCCAACCTGGACGCCAAGCTTCGCGACACGATGCGCACGGAAATCAGGTCCATCCAGCAGCGCACCCGGGCCACCACCCTGTTCGTAACGCACGACCAGGACGAGGCCCTGGACATGGCCGACCGCATCGCCGTCATGAACGGCGGCCTCATTGAGCAGTTCGGCTCGCCCGTCGATGTCTACGAACGTCCCCGCACACACTTTGTTGCCAACTTCATCGGCCAGGCAAACTTCCTCACCATCACAGTTGGCGAAGACGTCGGCCAGGCCTCCGCGGCCGGGGAGCGGAACTACAAGATCGAGGTGCCGGGGCTGGGACAGTTCGGCGCCGTGGGCGCCCCCGGACTGACCGGCAACAGCCTGCCCGTGCTCATCCGCCCGCACCGCCTCAGGGCTTCCCTGCAGCCGTCAACTTCCGCCCAGGAACTCAAGGGCACCGTTGAACAGGTCAGTTACACAGGTGACACCCTGACGATCGCCGTCAGGGTCGGCGATGAAATCCTGCAATCGCAGCTCCACACCACCAGCGGCAGCCTGCCGCACACCGGTGACACGGCATACCTGTCGTGGGACCCCGAGCACGCGTACATCCTCCCGGAGCATGCGAAAGCGGTTGCGGCATGA
- a CDS encoding 4-carboxy-4-hydroxy-2-oxoadipate aldolase/oxaloacetate decarboxylase, translating to MIHVKTKFERPTAEAVARLAKFSSATIHEAQGRKGALNSKIKPIDRNMSFCGPAVTVRCAPKDNLMLQVAIHYAEAGDVVLVSAGEYGEAGTFGDVLGTAMKAKGLAAMVTDSGVRDTQDLIELGLPVFSANVCIKGTVKETIGPINHPVVFGDEIIYPGDILKGDADGVVVIRREEIEDVIRLSQQRDDEERELMGRYLAGGTTIELCNLTEVLKAKGLLVEDA from the coding sequence ATGATTCATGTCAAAACCAAGTTTGAGCGCCCCACCGCCGAAGCCGTTGCCAGGCTGGCCAAGTTTTCATCCGCCACCATTCACGAGGCGCAGGGCCGCAAGGGCGCACTCAATTCCAAGATCAAGCCGATCGACCGGAACATGTCCTTCTGCGGTCCGGCCGTGACCGTGCGCTGCGCGCCCAAGGACAACCTCATGCTGCAGGTGGCCATCCACTATGCCGAAGCCGGGGACGTCGTCCTGGTGTCAGCCGGCGAATACGGTGAAGCCGGAACGTTCGGTGACGTGCTGGGAACCGCCATGAAGGCCAAGGGATTGGCCGCGATGGTGACTGATTCCGGCGTCCGGGACACCCAGGACCTCATCGAACTGGGGTTGCCCGTCTTCTCGGCCAACGTCTGCATCAAGGGAACCGTCAAGGAGACGATCGGCCCCATCAACCACCCGGTGGTCTTCGGCGACGAGATCATCTACCCCGGCGACATCCTCAAGGGCGACGCCGACGGCGTCGTCGTCATTCGCCGTGAAGAAATCGAAGATGTCATCCGCCTGTCCCAGCAGCGCGACGACGAAGAGCGCGAACTCATGGGCAGGTACCTGGCAGGCGGCACAACCATTGAGCTGTGCAACCTCACGGAGGTGCTCAAGGCCAAGGGTCTCCTGGTTGAGGACGCGTAG
- a CDS encoding SDR family oxidoreductase translates to MSFSDYSTALVTGASTGMGAAIAERLTKRGLTVHAVARNEERLAELADRTGAIPHVLDLTDTAALTAMVSELKVDVLVNCAGVSRPGNILTSSENDIDELIDVNLRGLLQLTRLVLPGMVERDLGHIVNISSIAGLYNFFGHTAYHATKAAVHQVSRQLRNDTLGKRIRVTEICPGRVETEIFGRNMGGSPEAMQEAWETYYEGYESLTTDDIVNALDYAVETPRHVNVGMLELMPTFQVPGGLTFDRREAA, encoded by the coding sequence ATGTCATTTTCCGACTACTCAACGGCTCTTGTCACCGGGGCGTCAACAGGAATGGGCGCCGCCATTGCGGAGCGCCTTACGAAGCGCGGCCTGACGGTCCATGCCGTGGCCCGGAACGAGGAACGGCTCGCGGAACTGGCCGACCGGACGGGCGCCATCCCGCACGTTCTCGACCTGACAGACACTGCCGCGCTCACAGCAATGGTGTCGGAGCTGAAGGTGGATGTCCTGGTGAACTGTGCTGGAGTCTCGCGGCCGGGCAACATCCTGACCTCGTCCGAAAACGACATTGACGAGCTCATCGACGTCAACCTTCGCGGCCTGCTCCAGCTGACCCGCCTGGTCCTGCCGGGCATGGTTGAGCGGGATCTGGGGCACATCGTCAACATCAGCTCCATCGCCGGCCTCTACAACTTCTTCGGTCACACCGCCTACCACGCCACCAAGGCGGCCGTTCACCAGGTGTCGCGGCAGCTGCGCAACGACACCCTGGGCAAGCGGATCCGTGTGACGGAAATTTGCCCGGGACGTGTTGAAACCGAGATCTTCGGACGCAACATGGGCGGCTCGCCGGAGGCCATGCAGGAAGCGTGGGAGACGTACTACGAAGGGTACGAATCGCTCACCACCGACGACATCGTCAACGCCCTGGACTATGCCGTTGAGACACCGCGCCACGTTAACGTGGGCATGCTGGAACTCATGCCCACCTTCCAGGTCCCCGGGGGCCTGACCTTCGACCGCCGCGAAGCTGCCTAG
- a CDS encoding ABC transporter permease encodes MSELRLFKPRFNPAKPIFNIVVFLLYLFLLAPLIIVFVVSFASNQYLSFPPEGFTLKWYQALPSETIFVEGMKVSLIVAAFVTVVVLAIGVPAAMALQRFEFKSKPAMEAFFLSPLLTPSIVLALGMVLLFGPLNLNNTYTGIIIGHVAITIPFVIRTTIMSLATADTSCEDAARILGAGPWTVFRRVTLPIIRPGVIAGGVIAFIVSFDEAVISLFVAESGLPTLPVQVLRYVENSADAAVAALSVILILISLAVVVVVERVMGLRKALN; translated from the coding sequence ATGAGTGAACTCCGCCTTTTCAAACCGCGGTTCAATCCCGCGAAGCCGATATTCAACATCGTCGTCTTTCTTCTCTACCTCTTCCTGCTGGCGCCGCTGATCATCGTCTTCGTGGTGTCCTTCGCATCCAACCAATACCTCTCCTTCCCGCCCGAGGGCTTCACGCTGAAGTGGTACCAGGCGCTTCCCTCGGAAACCATCTTCGTGGAAGGCATGAAGGTCAGCCTCATTGTGGCCGCGTTCGTCACGGTGGTTGTCCTGGCCATCGGCGTTCCCGCGGCGATGGCCCTGCAACGGTTCGAATTCAAGTCCAAGCCGGCGATGGAAGCGTTCTTTCTTTCGCCGCTGCTGACGCCCAGCATCGTCCTGGCATTGGGCATGGTCCTTCTGTTTGGGCCGTTGAACCTGAACAACACATACACAGGGATCATCATTGGGCACGTGGCCATCACCATCCCCTTCGTCATCCGGACCACCATCATGAGCCTGGCCACCGCCGACACCTCGTGCGAGGATGCGGCACGCATCCTCGGTGCCGGCCCCTGGACGGTGTTTCGCAGGGTCACCCTGCCGATCATCCGCCCCGGTGTCATTGCCGGCGGAGTCATCGCCTTCATCGTCTCTTTCGACGAAGCGGTGATCTCGCTCTTCGTCGCCGAATCCGGGCTCCCGACACTTCCCGTCCAGGTCCTTCGGTATGTGGAAAACTCGGCCGATGCGGCCGTGGCCGCACTCTCGGTGATCCTTATCCTGATCTCCCTGGCCGTCGTCGTTGTGGTGGAACGTGTCATGGGGCTCCGCAAAGCCCTCAATTAG
- a CDS encoding ABC transporter permease: MTMIKTENPVPGIRKGLESGVLEAAANKRRKRAYLALLIPGILGLLVSFVFPLLYMVRMSFNEGAPDGVVIDTFTFQTYIKPLTDPYYWRVTLDTFRMGLTVGVLCLVVSYPIALFLVRSTSKYKGLLLAIAIAPLLTSAVVRTYGWMVILGTNGLVNTSLESMGLIGSPLKLTNNMTGVTIGLVEIFMPYAILAMISGFGRLSPQLEEAAGSLGASKFKVFMRITLPLSLPGVFTAFLLVFVMAISTFITPRLLGGGSVQVLATEIYDQTTGLLNWPFAAALSVILLVLFGTIIAIYQRIVQKIGG; the protein is encoded by the coding sequence ATGACAATGATCAAGACAGAAAACCCTGTTCCCGGAATCCGCAAGGGCCTGGAATCGGGCGTTCTTGAAGCGGCTGCGAACAAGCGGCGCAAGCGCGCCTACCTGGCCTTGCTGATACCGGGGATTCTCGGACTGCTGGTCAGCTTCGTCTTTCCGCTGCTCTATATGGTCAGGATGTCCTTCAACGAAGGAGCGCCGGACGGCGTCGTCATCGACACCTTCACATTCCAGACCTACATCAAGCCCCTCACCGACCCCTACTACTGGCGGGTCACGCTCGACACGTTCAGGATGGGCCTGACCGTCGGCGTGCTGTGCCTGGTTGTGTCCTACCCGATCGCACTGTTCCTCGTGCGCAGCACCAGCAAATACAAGGGGCTACTGCTCGCCATCGCCATTGCACCGCTCCTGACATCCGCTGTTGTGCGCACCTACGGCTGGATGGTCATTTTGGGCACCAACGGCCTCGTCAACACTTCACTGGAATCCATGGGCCTCATTGGCTCACCGCTGAAACTGACCAACAACATGACTGGCGTGACCATAGGCCTGGTCGAGATCTTCATGCCCTATGCGATCCTGGCCATGATCTCCGGATTTGGGCGGCTCAGCCCGCAACTGGAGGAAGCGGCCGGATCACTGGGTGCGAGCAAGTTCAAGGTATTCATGCGGATCACCCTGCCGCTGAGCCTTCCCGGTGTTTTCACTGCGTTCCTACTGGTCTTTGTCATGGCCATCAGCACGTTCATCACCCCGCGACTCCTTGGCGGCGGCAGTGTGCAAGTGCTGGCCACGGAAATCTACGACCAAACCACGGGCCTGCTGAACTGGCCGTTTGCTGCTGCCCTGTCCGTCATCCTGCTGGTCCTGTTCGGCACCATCATTGCCATATACCAGCGCATCGTCCAAAAGATCGGAGGCTGA
- the nac gene encoding nitrogen assimilation transcriptional regulator NAC, whose product MDTRRLAYFVKIVDSGSITKAAAALHVAQPALSQQVSALEKDLKQRLLIRSKQGVSPTAAGYTLYRHAQTILRLVEQARSDVSASGAAPSGRVSIAIAPYSMASTLTPRIMSEVSRRYPDIVLHLTEIYGGVLSDAIRNGRLDMALIYEPGPIRGVQFTTLSIEELYLVANAKRVSAAVAESGMTTLQEAASFGMILPEQNHTLRQIVEEGFKDKGLELQLVGEVESSPTLRQLLRADLGATILPRSAAESLFDDEDFVFLRITDPTLSCKIALCTPDHEPLSEAASAVLRILNEMFHEMLTENGVQNA is encoded by the coding sequence ATGGACACGCGCAGGCTTGCCTATTTTGTGAAGATCGTTGACTCCGGCAGCATCACCAAGGCCGCGGCGGCCCTGCATGTGGCCCAGCCGGCACTCAGCCAGCAAGTCTCTGCATTGGAGAAGGACCTCAAGCAGCGGCTCCTGATCAGGAGCAAGCAAGGCGTCTCCCCCACCGCCGCCGGATACACCCTGTACCGGCACGCCCAAACCATCTTGCGCCTCGTGGAACAGGCCCGCTCGGACGTTTCCGCCTCGGGTGCCGCACCATCCGGGCGCGTCTCCATCGCGATCGCACCCTACAGCATGGCGTCGACCCTGACACCGCGGATCATGAGTGAGGTCAGCCGGAGATATCCCGACATTGTGCTTCATTTGACGGAGATATATGGTGGCGTGCTCAGTGACGCCATCCGCAACGGCCGCCTGGACATGGCCCTCATTTATGAGCCCGGGCCCATTCGGGGTGTCCAATTCACCACTTTGAGCATCGAAGAACTTTATCTGGTGGCAAACGCCAAGCGCGTGTCAGCGGCCGTTGCGGAAAGCGGCATGACAACGTTGCAGGAAGCCGCCAGCTTTGGCATGATCCTTCCGGAACAGAACCACACCCTGCGGCAAATCGTCGAGGAAGGTTTCAAGGACAAGGGTCTGGAACTTCAGCTGGTGGGCGAAGTCGAGTCCTCCCCCACCCTAAGGCAACTGCTTCGCGCCGATCTGGGAGCCACCATCCTTCCCCGTTCAGCCGCCGAGTCCCTTTTTGACGACGAGGATTTCGTCTTCCTGCGTATCACCGATCCCACATTGTCATGCAAGATTGCATTGTGCACCCCGGACCACGAGCCGTTGTCAGAGGCAGCATCCGCCGTTCTGAGAATTCTCAATGAGATGTTCCATGAAATGCTCACCGAAAATGGAGTGCAAAACGCGTAA
- a CDS encoding ABC transporter substrate-binding protein — translation MKKSIMGKIAAVTTVSAMALALASCGGSGSAAGGDSPTSGEVSLIAYSGVWQDQYNAAVIEPFKAKYPDIKITYSSKRSSAEMLSALQGQKGKPATDVAIMDNSVSTSGNKQGLFEKIDAAGVPNLANVADEFQNKDGFGPVVMLDAIGLVYDTATFPTAPESWNVLWDPAYAGKINVNAPPSLLGLSLTAITSKMEGEDYTKSIDKAVARLKELAPAVQTFAPNPDEYQSIITGQTVLGLGQNARGQFYSDQSNKKMGVTFPKEGTVYQINTINLVKDAPHSAAAKTFIDYALSAEAQAAFAEKLFYAPSVTNAELPEDVKNRVVPTDGSLNIVPLDVDFLSSARDKWTDTWKRQIIK, via the coding sequence ATGAAGAAATCAATTATGGGCAAGATTGCTGCAGTGACGACGGTCTCCGCAATGGCGCTGGCACTGGCCTCATGCGGCGGGTCCGGCAGTGCCGCCGGCGGCGACAGCCCGACGTCGGGCGAAGTGAGCCTCATCGCGTACTCGGGTGTCTGGCAGGACCAGTACAACGCTGCCGTCATCGAGCCCTTCAAGGCCAAATACCCCGACATCAAGATCACATACTCATCCAAGCGCTCGTCCGCCGAGATGCTCAGTGCGCTGCAAGGCCAAAAGGGCAAGCCGGCCACGGACGTTGCGATCATGGACAATTCCGTCTCAACCTCAGGCAACAAGCAGGGATTGTTTGAGAAAATCGACGCAGCGGGAGTTCCCAACCTGGCCAACGTCGCTGATGAGTTCCAGAACAAGGACGGATTCGGCCCGGTCGTAATGCTCGATGCCATTGGCCTGGTCTACGACACCGCCACATTCCCAACAGCCCCTGAGAGCTGGAATGTGCTGTGGGATCCGGCCTACGCAGGCAAGATCAACGTGAATGCGCCGCCATCACTGCTGGGCCTTTCGCTGACCGCCATCACCTCCAAAATGGAGGGTGAGGACTACACGAAGAGCATCGACAAGGCGGTGGCCCGCCTGAAGGAATTGGCGCCGGCCGTCCAGACGTTCGCCCCGAACCCCGACGAATACCAAAGCATCATCACCGGTCAGACGGTGCTCGGCCTGGGGCAGAACGCGCGAGGCCAGTTCTACAGCGACCAGAGCAACAAGAAGATGGGCGTGACATTCCCCAAGGAAGGCACCGTCTACCAGATCAACACCATCAACCTGGTCAAGGACGCCCCGCACTCCGCAGCAGCCAAGACGTTCATCGACTACGCGCTGTCAGCCGAAGCGCAGGCAGCGTTTGCCGAAAAGCTCTTCTATGCTCCGTCCGTCACCAACGCGGAGCTGCCGGAGGACGTCAAGAATCGTGTTGTACCCACTGACGGTTCCTTGAACATCGTCCCGCTTGACGTGGACTTCCTGTCATCCGCAAGAGATAAGTGGACTGACACCTGGAAGCGCCAGATCATCAAGTAA
- a CDS encoding MFS transporter: MTSTTMRVESTPEAPLNAAQTRKVVTAGCVGIFVELYDNGIFAFMAGTLALVFLAPGNPDNALLFVFAGYAISFLVRPLGAVVCGYLGDRIGRQRLLVFVILLISVATAGIGMLPGYAAIGIAAPILLITLRLLQGFSVGGESAGAMTFLAEHAPEGRRGIITSYAQIASFAALLTGTLVAYSMSPWLTEEAINGGGFGAFAWRIPFLVAIPMGFIGWYIRKSITDTPNFEKLKEEGGLSKNPLKEAFATPVHRRAMLLALFIPLMNGSGYYVLFSFMPTFLKGEQLNFGIGQALLVTACSLVVICIAIPIMGSLSDRIGRKKVIAGSAIAMAIVGIPSYALIATGEMGLAILGACIMAIAFSGHTAVIHILIVELFPTRVRYSAYGLGYNVSSALFGGTAPLLMTWLIASTGNIYMPAFYAVITALGTLLAVSTVQDRAHLPLRDE, translated from the coding sequence ATGACAAGCACAACAATGCGTGTTGAAAGCACGCCAGAGGCACCGCTCAACGCGGCACAAACCCGGAAGGTCGTCACCGCCGGGTGCGTAGGGATCTTTGTCGAGCTTTACGACAACGGCATCTTTGCCTTCATGGCCGGGACCCTGGCCCTGGTCTTCCTGGCGCCGGGCAACCCTGACAACGCCTTGCTGTTCGTCTTTGCCGGCTACGCCATTTCCTTCCTGGTCCGCCCGCTGGGAGCCGTCGTCTGCGGCTATCTCGGAGACCGGATCGGGCGCCAACGTCTCCTGGTCTTCGTCATTCTTTTGATCAGTGTGGCCACTGCCGGCATCGGCATGCTGCCCGGCTATGCCGCCATCGGCATCGCAGCACCCATCCTTCTGATCACCCTGCGCCTTCTCCAAGGCTTCTCGGTCGGCGGCGAATCGGCCGGTGCCATGACGTTTCTGGCCGAACACGCACCCGAGGGCAGACGCGGCATCATTACCTCGTATGCCCAAATCGCCTCTTTTGCGGCACTCCTCACAGGCACACTGGTGGCCTACTCCATGTCGCCATGGCTCACCGAGGAAGCCATCAACGGCGGCGGATTTGGTGCGTTTGCCTGGCGCATCCCGTTCCTGGTGGCCATCCCGATGGGCTTCATTGGCTGGTACATCAGGAAGTCGATCACCGACACCCCCAACTTTGAGAAGCTCAAGGAGGAAGGCGGGCTGTCCAAGAACCCGCTGAAGGAAGCGTTCGCCACCCCCGTCCACCGGCGGGCCATGCTGCTGGCGCTCTTCATTCCCCTGATGAACGGCTCCGGGTACTACGTCCTGTTCTCTTTCATGCCAACGTTCCTGAAGGGAGAGCAGCTCAACTTTGGCATAGGCCAGGCGCTGCTGGTCACGGCGTGCAGCCTGGTGGTCATCTGCATTGCCATCCCCATCATGGGCAGCCTTTCAGACCGGATTGGCCGTAAGAAGGTCATTGCCGGGTCCGCCATCGCCATGGCCATTGTGGGCATCCCGTCCTATGCGCTCATCGCCACGGGGGAGATGGGCCTGGCCATCCTGGGCGCCTGCATCATGGCGATCGCATTCTCCGGACACACCGCCGTAATCCACATCCTCATCGTGGAACTGTTCCCAACACGGGTGCGGTACTCGGCGTACGGTCTCGGCTACAACGTGTCATCGGCACTTTTTGGTGGAACGGCACCGCTGCTGATGACCTGGCTCATTGCCTCCACGGGCAACATCTACATGCCGGCTTTTTATGCGGTCATCACGGCACTGGGAACCCTGCTGGCAGTCAGCACGGTCCAGGACAGGGCCCACTTGCCGCTGCGCGACGAATAG
- a CDS encoding 5-oxoprolinase subunit B family protein, with product MGASTTIEVHEAGDAALRVVATTGDREHDWKTVHALAGWLDSSGMDGIHGAVPTYDSLLVEFDSHLTSARQVRAIVLLAMRQIDFVGATSRTPRQFEVPVVYGGQFGPDLARVADHEGLGVEEIIRLHTAKSYVIRCLGAPAGSPMMDGPDFPLPVPRLKDPRISVPAGAVSVAGRQAVIAPASAPGGWCVIGQTPLTLLDASREPLVPYLPGDVLRFHRISPEDFARYDGQPLEALP from the coding sequence ATGGGTGCATCCACCACCATCGAGGTGCATGAAGCTGGTGACGCGGCCCTGCGGGTCGTCGCCACCACCGGCGACCGGGAGCATGACTGGAAGACAGTCCATGCCCTGGCCGGCTGGCTTGACTCGTCAGGCATGGACGGCATCCACGGGGCCGTCCCCACCTATGATTCGCTGCTCGTGGAGTTTGACTCCCACCTCACCTCGGCGCGCCAGGTGCGTGCCATTGTGCTCCTGGCGATGCGCCAGATCGACTTCGTCGGCGCCACCTCCCGCACCCCTCGGCAATTTGAAGTACCCGTGGTCTATGGCGGGCAGTTCGGCCCGGACCTGGCACGCGTGGCCGACCATGAAGGCCTTGGCGTTGAGGAAATCATCCGGCTTCACACAGCCAAGTCTTATGTCATCCGCTGCCTGGGCGCACCCGCCGGTTCACCCATGATGGACGGTCCCGACTTTCCCCTGCCGGTTCCGCGGCTGAAGGACCCACGCATCTCAGTACCGGCAGGTGCCGTTTCGGTGGCCGGCCGGCAGGCGGTCATCGCGCCGGCCTCCGCTCCGGGCGGCTGGTGCGTCATCGGACAGACACCACTGACGCTGCTTGACGCATCCAGGGAACCACTGGTGCCCTACCTGCCCGGGGATGTCCTGCGCTTTCACCGGATTTCACCCGAGGACTTCGCACGCTACGACGGCCAACCGCTGGAGGCTTTGCCATGA